The following proteins come from a genomic window of Corallococcus sp. NCRR:
- a CDS encoding DUF4135 domain-containing protein: MYDTEINDALNEVTTFMGTAVIQGAPPHVNAVKPFIKDALKQVVSQLAGVLKLAGFQNLTGTLLANNFLHRTAMDLYGPCSAAAGLSARREWGAMDNAWNLRPLSFAWSVGRNALGSVKTLAETPADRVWRMIQDLVRAHVDFGASLVGRIMGDRALLRNAFGITGGLADVNVTGSDPHHAGHRVALLRFSCGGRVVYKPSDLTFQLLLMGDPQSYQVCRMHYPALLPYTDSLFTTLDADLPAIRIVAFPHARGEYGYMQMVAKTRQIPLVDQPTYFRKLGRLITVSAVFGITDLHHENVMATAQGPHLIDAEMGFNYPGPHDNPISHAALSQVLRIAPPPHSMVGGVFTTDLYRGQWQASNVSAPYDQTEVNAGFSTAPNGPWVQAATHPNEILAGIREEVDRIVTALNTGRVDAWLNQFQNVAPMARVLLMTTDMCRAHAEGMTQNMNGTLSTEAHAIGQGLFDWLTWYGGQHNAVPGALFEPHLRQHFFTPLRTQGVTYVAATAQGVTVANLTEVRNKLNPLRGAMGRPALKTKLRTALETTLGCGPLI, from the coding sequence ATGTACGACACCGAGATCAACGACGCGCTGAACGAAGTGACGACGTTCATGGGGACGGCGGTCATCCAAGGCGCGCCCCCGCACGTGAACGCCGTCAAACCGTTCATCAAGGACGCCCTCAAGCAGGTCGTGAGCCAGTTGGCGGGCGTGCTCAAGCTGGCGGGCTTCCAGAACCTCACGGGCACCCTGCTGGCGAACAACTTCCTCCACCGCACGGCCATGGACCTCTATGGCCCCTGCTCCGCCGCCGCCGGGCTGTCCGCGCGCAGGGAGTGGGGCGCGATGGACAACGCCTGGAACCTGCGCCCGCTCAGCTTCGCCTGGAGCGTGGGCCGCAACGCGCTGGGGTCGGTGAAGACGCTCGCGGAGACTCCCGCGGACCGCGTCTGGCGGATGATCCAGGACCTGGTGCGGGCCCACGTGGACTTTGGCGCCTCGCTGGTGGGCCGCATCATGGGGGACCGCGCCCTCTTGCGGAACGCCTTCGGCATCACCGGGGGCCTCGCCGACGTGAACGTCACCGGCAGCGATCCCCACCACGCGGGCCACCGCGTCGCGCTGCTGCGGTTCTCCTGCGGAGGGCGGGTCGTCTACAAGCCGTCCGACCTCACCTTCCAGTTGCTGCTCATGGGCGACCCGCAGTCGTACCAGGTCTGCCGCATGCACTACCCCGCCCTGCTGCCGTACACCGACAGCCTCTTCACCACGCTCGACGCGGACCTTCCAGCCATCCGCATCGTCGCGTTTCCGCACGCGCGGGGCGAGTACGGCTACATGCAGATGGTGGCGAAGACGCGGCAGATTCCCCTGGTGGATCAGCCCACGTACTTCCGGAAGCTGGGCCGGCTCATCACGGTGTCGGCGGTGTTCGGCATCACCGACCTGCATCACGAGAACGTGATGGCCACCGCGCAGGGGCCCCACCTCATCGACGCGGAGATGGGCTTCAACTACCCGGGGCCGCACGACAACCCCATCTCCCACGCCGCGCTGTCCCAGGTGCTCCGCATCGCCCCGCCGCCGCACAGCATGGTGGGCGGCGTCTTCACCACCGACCTCTACCGGGGACAGTGGCAGGCCAGCAACGTGTCCGCGCCGTATGATCAGACGGAGGTCAACGCGGGGTTCAGCACCGCGCCCAATGGTCCCTGGGTCCAGGCCGCCACGCACCCGAATGAAATCCTGGCCGGCATCCGCGAGGAGGTGGACCGCATCGTCACCGCCCTCAACACGGGCCGGGTGGACGCCTGGCTCAACCAGTTCCAGAACGTGGCCCCCATGGCGCGCGTGCTCCTGATGACGACGGACATGTGCCGTGCGCACGCGGAGGGCATGACCCAGAACATGAACGGCACCCTGAGCACGGAGGCGCATGCCATCGGCCAGGGGCTGTTCGACTGGCTGACGTGGTACGGCGGCCAGCACAACGCGGTCCCCGGGGCCCTGTTCGAGCCCCACCTCCGCCAGCACTTCTTCACGCCCCTGCGCACCCAGGGCGTCACCTACGTCGCCGCGACCGCGCAGGGCGTGACGGTGGCGAACCTCACGGAGGTGCGCAACAAGCTCAACCCGCTCCGGGGCGCCATGGGCCGTCCGGCGCTCAAGACGAAGCTGCGCACGGCCCTGGAGACGACGCTCGGGTGTGGCCCGCTGATCTGA
- a CDS encoding ABC transporter substrate-binding protein has translation MRRWGWVCVLGLLGVASCKKDVPAEAPDAGVEETGPAALTEKEPNERPDQALAVTRDSVVTGGLAAEPNKLDEDWYRLAPGTPRIADVTVTGLPGGDVKLDVYDQDRNRLVGVNSEGEGKGERLPNLYVEKERWLVVSPARKGTGGAYTLEVKYRQPNDGEEREPNDRAVDAAALPLGQTVTAFLGHSGDEDWYRVELPTPATPEGEVPAVQDSGAPAPGAPAPGSTPAAVPPPSVPDETPVIDDTAAPSPEGTFGGGEPPAPPPEGAMPTAPGELAAVAAAQAVDAGLPPPEPEVPSVALKIELSAVEGVRPEISVLSAAEAPLFTLQGKEGEPLALRNIGVRATDRVVYVVVKGGWTGTGKAQRRTYNAQVPYTLTVSQEEAGAHAELEPNDELLKATPLTGAGYREGFLSPKSDVDHYVLNAREPVLAKVELSGVDRLDLTLSMVEPPQGDGQKETVLLKANDGAIKEPERLNNVACSGTCYFRVEGSFRKVNGKFVKDFENADQPYRISVTTVPDNGSEEREPNNTADRAQDLTLGKAVRGTVYPAKDVDYFRVDLSDRPVRTAITATLLGILKVDVGLYLHRVQPDGKLTLVQTSDRAKGDQPETIRYSAEPGVYVFEVRDARNREANFQDSYQLTVEEGE, from the coding sequence ATGCGACGTTGGGGCTGGGTCTGTGTCCTGGGGCTGCTGGGGGTGGCCTCGTGCAAGAAGGACGTGCCGGCGGAAGCGCCGGACGCGGGCGTGGAGGAGACGGGCCCCGCCGCCCTCACGGAGAAGGAGCCCAACGAGCGGCCCGACCAGGCGCTGGCCGTCACGCGTGACAGCGTGGTGACGGGCGGCCTGGCGGCGGAGCCCAACAAGCTGGACGAGGACTGGTACCGGCTGGCGCCGGGCACCCCGCGCATCGCGGACGTGACGGTGACGGGCCTGCCCGGCGGGGACGTGAAGCTGGACGTCTACGACCAGGACCGCAACCGGCTGGTGGGCGTGAACAGCGAGGGCGAGGGCAAGGGGGAGCGCCTCCCGAACCTCTACGTGGAGAAGGAGCGCTGGCTGGTGGTGTCGCCTGCGCGCAAGGGCACGGGCGGGGCGTACACGCTGGAGGTGAAGTACCGCCAGCCCAACGACGGCGAGGAGCGCGAGCCCAACGACCGCGCCGTGGACGCCGCCGCGCTGCCGCTGGGGCAGACGGTGACGGCGTTCCTGGGGCACTCCGGGGACGAGGACTGGTACCGGGTGGAGCTGCCCACCCCCGCCACGCCCGAAGGAGAAGTCCCGGCGGTCCAGGACAGCGGAGCACCGGCCCCGGGTGCGCCGGCGCCGGGTTCGACGCCCGCGGCCGTGCCGCCGCCGTCCGTCCCGGACGAGACGCCGGTCATCGACGACACCGCGGCGCCCTCCCCCGAGGGTACATTCGGAGGCGGAGAGCCGCCCGCGCCGCCGCCCGAGGGGGCGATGCCCACGGCGCCCGGGGAGCTGGCCGCGGTGGCCGCGGCCCAGGCGGTGGACGCCGGCCTGCCGCCGCCCGAGCCCGAGGTTCCGTCGGTGGCGCTGAAGATCGAGCTGTCCGCCGTGGAGGGCGTGCGGCCGGAGATTTCGGTGCTGTCCGCCGCGGAGGCGCCGCTCTTCACCCTGCAGGGCAAGGAGGGCGAGCCGCTCGCGCTGCGCAACATCGGCGTGCGGGCCACGGACCGGGTGGTCTACGTGGTGGTGAAGGGCGGCTGGACGGGCACGGGCAAGGCGCAGCGGCGCACGTACAACGCGCAGGTGCCCTACACGCTGACGGTGTCCCAGGAGGAGGCGGGGGCGCACGCGGAGCTGGAGCCCAACGACGAGCTGCTCAAGGCCACGCCGCTGACGGGCGCGGGCTACCGCGAGGGCTTCCTGTCGCCCAAGTCGGACGTGGACCACTACGTGCTGAACGCGCGCGAGCCGGTGCTGGCGAAGGTGGAGCTGTCGGGCGTGGACCGCCTGGACCTGACGCTGTCAATGGTGGAGCCGCCGCAGGGTGACGGCCAGAAGGAGACGGTGCTGCTCAAGGCCAACGACGGCGCCATCAAGGAGCCGGAGCGGCTGAACAACGTGGCGTGCAGCGGCACCTGCTACTTCCGGGTGGAGGGCTCGTTCCGGAAGGTGAACGGCAAGTTCGTGAAGGACTTCGAGAACGCGGACCAGCCCTACCGCATCAGCGTGACGACGGTGCCGGACAATGGCAGCGAGGAGCGCGAGCCCAACAACACCGCCGACCGCGCGCAGGACCTGACCCTGGGCAAGGCGGTGCGCGGCACGGTGTACCCGGCGAAGGACGTGGACTACTTCCGCGTGGACCTGTCTGACCGGCCAGTGCGCACGGCCATCACCGCGACGCTGCTGGGCATCCTCAAGGTGGACGTGGGGCTGTACCTGCACCGCGTGCAGCCGGACGGGAAGCTGACGCTCGTGCAGACGTCCGACCGGGCCAAGGGCGACCAGCCGGAGACCATCCGCTACAGCGCGGAGCCAGGCGTCTACGTCTTCGAGGTGCGTGACGCGAGGAACCGCGAGGCGAACTTCCAGGACTCGTACCAGCTCACTGTCGAGGAGGGGGAGTAG
- a CDS encoding discoidin domain-containing protein — MRRLSLACLLFVSPSVLAAAPAAPGYAQAEAWLEKEARPDHYVPLNLLDGRDTTAWCAEGEKPSHVFIGFKEPVTLDEVRVYTGDGTSRDAFKANGRVRKFTLTSVDASRSVTVQDKRGMQAVPLSQPLFGARFILEVADRFPGAKEDSPVCLTDLVLYSGGKPLNGPALATRYKYDARVAPLVGTWFGGHEGAPERFLSFFVDGTWRFSLEPLETPEPTTVVSGTYTVSGNKVTLDIPKKGKVTARFERTPAGEGPKSAAALSLDGSLPEEWGSTFRGQP, encoded by the coding sequence ATGCGACGCCTGTCCCTGGCCTGCCTGCTGTTCGTGTCTCCGTCCGTCCTCGCCGCCGCGCCCGCCGCGCCCGGCTATGCCCAGGCGGAGGCCTGGCTGGAGAAGGAGGCGCGCCCGGACCACTACGTGCCCCTCAACCTCCTGGATGGCCGGGACACCACCGCCTGGTGCGCGGAAGGGGAGAAGCCCTCTCACGTCTTCATCGGCTTCAAGGAGCCCGTCACCCTGGACGAGGTGCGCGTCTACACGGGCGACGGCACGTCCCGCGACGCCTTCAAGGCCAACGGCCGCGTGCGCAAGTTCACCCTCACCAGCGTGGACGCGTCCCGCAGCGTCACCGTGCAGGACAAGCGCGGCATGCAGGCCGTGCCCCTGTCCCAGCCGCTGTTCGGCGCGCGCTTCATCCTGGAGGTCGCGGACCGCTTCCCTGGCGCGAAGGAGGACAGCCCGGTGTGCCTCACCGACCTGGTCCTCTACTCGGGCGGAAAGCCCCTCAACGGCCCCGCGCTCGCCACCCGGTACAAGTACGACGCGCGCGTGGCCCCGCTCGTGGGCACCTGGTTCGGCGGCCATGAGGGCGCGCCGGAGCGCTTCCTGTCCTTCTTCGTGGACGGCACCTGGCGCTTCTCGCTGGAGCCCCTGGAGACGCCCGAGCCCACCACCGTCGTCAGCGGCACCTACACGGTGTCCGGCAACAAGGTGACGTTGGACATCCCGAAGAAGGGCAAGGTGACGGCCCGCTTCGAGCGGACCCCCGCCGGCGAGGGGCCGAAGTCGGCCGCGGCGCTGTCGCTGGACGGGTCGCTCCCCGAGGAGTGGGGGAGCACCTTCCGCGGCCAGCCGTGA